In Nicotiana tabacum cultivar K326 chromosome 21, ASM71507v2, whole genome shotgun sequence, one DNA window encodes the following:
- the LOC142175322 gene encoding uncharacterized protein LOC142175322 produces MAQKLSDPGSFTIPCTIGSYAFAKALCDLGASINLMPLAIYTKLGIGRARPTSMLLQLADRTVKRPTGILDDVLVQVGKFVFPADFVILDCQVDEEIPIILGRPFLATGRALIDYETGELKMRLNNEEIIFNVQQSMRRPTEFANCSLVEAMDVILHKENETLNVRDPLEACLMNLEDADGEELAEWVMSLEGQGFWKREPQFEPLHLEERATPIAKPSIEEPPQLDLNPLPTHLRYAFLGPNSTLPVIISSGLLSVQVEQLLQVLQECKTAISWTMTDIKGISPAFCMHKILLEEGHKPSKEHQTRLNPNMKEVVKK; encoded by the coding sequence ATGGCTCAAAAATTGTCTGATCCCGGTAGTTTCACTATCCCATGCACAATTGGAagttatgcttttgctaaagcattgtgtgacttAGGAGccagtatcaacttgatgcctttGGCAATCTACACAAAATTAggcattggcagagctagaccgACCTCAATGTTGTTGCAACTGGCTGATCGCACAGTCAAAAGGCCGACAGGAATTCTGGATGATGTGCTCGTCCAAGTGGGGAAGTTTGTATTTCCGGCCGACTTCGTTATTCTTGACTGTCAAGTTGACGAAGAAATACCAATAATTTTGGGGAGGCCGTTCTTAGCCACTGGGAGAGCATTGATCGACTATGAGACTGGAGAGTTAAAAATGAGGTTGAATAATGAGGAAATAATATTCAATGTTCAACAATCTATGAGGAGGCCCACCGAATTTGCAAATTGTTCACTAGTGGAGGCAATGGATGTAATACTACATAAGGAGAATGAAACCCTTAATGTCAGAGATCCGTTAGAAGCTTGCTTGATGAATTTGGAAGACGCGGATGGTGAAGAGTTGGCAGAGTGGGTCATGTCTCTCGAAGGTCAAGGGTTCTGGAAAAGGGAACCCCAGTTCGAGCCACTACACTTAGAAGAAAGGGCAACACCAATTGCGAAGCCATCAATAGAGGAGCCACCACAGTTGGACCTGAATCCGCTTCCAACTCACCTCAGGTATGCCTTCTTAGGTCCTAactctactttacctgttattatctcatccgGTTTGTTATCTGTGCAGGTAGAACAACTCCTACAGGTGTTACAGGAATGTAAGACTGCTATTAGTTGGACCATGACAGATATAAAGGGTATCAGCCcggccttttgcatgcataagattctCTTGGAAGAAGGTCACAaaccttccaaagaacatcaaaCAAGGCTGAACCCgaacatgaaagaagtggtgaagaaataa